The genome window CGAGAACGCACCACCGGAACAGCTAATATTGCAGAAATCCCTTCTGGTCAGCCAGGTTGCGGAAATCCGCGCCAAACTGTCTGGGCTTGACCACCAAATCACGCAGCATGAAGGCAATCTTGCTGCGGTTCAGTCCAACATCGACAAAATCACGTATGCGCTGCCGCTTCTGAAGCTGCAGGCTGAGGGTAAAAAAACCATTGCAGATAAGGGTGTCGGCTCGAAACTCGATGCCTATGCGATCCAGCAAAATCTCGTCGAGCATCAACAGGAACTGAAGGTGCAGGAAGGGCGTCTTCAGGAGGCTACTGCTGAAGTTGCATCTCTGAAGGATCAGCGTGCCCAGACCGAGGCTGAATATAGGCGTAAGAATCTCAATGATCTGACGCAGGCCGAACAAAAAGCCTCAAGCCTCCACGAACAGCTTATTCAGGCTTCCGAGAAATACCGCCTCCAGACATTGACGGCCCCCGTGGACGGCACGGTCCAGCAGCTCGCGGTTCATACAGAGGGCGGCGTTGTAACGCCTGCTCAGGCGCTTCTATCCATTGTCCCGGCTGATAGCCATCTGGAGATCGAGGCGATGGTTTCCAATCGTGACATCGGATTTGTGCATGAGGGGCAGGATGTCATGGTGAAGATCGATACCTTCAATTACACCCGCTACGGCCTTCTGCACGGCAAGGTAATATCCGTATCGCAGGATGCCATCACTCGCGACAAGCCGGTCGATAAGGCAGACAACAAACAACAGGCTGGTTCCGAGAGCGACACCAGTGAACCAAAGGGGCAGGAGCTGGTCTATGCAGCCCGCGTATCGCTCGATAAAACCCAAATGGAGATTGACGACCGGATGGTCAACCTCACTCCCGGTATGGCCGTAACGGTCGAGGTCAAGACTGGCTCCCGACACATTATTGGGTACCTGTTGTCGCCCTTGTCCCGTGCTTCGCATGAGGCTTTAAGGGAGAGATAAACAAGCCTTCACGATTTAGTGTAATTCTCTAAATCTGTGGCCATGTTTGTAAACTTCTCAGAATATTCTTCTGTGTCCTTAGATATTTTGTGTGTGAGTTTTGAGAATTCTTTCATTGCTTCTTTTGATTTACGCATCGCGCTCGAAGCTTCACGGATATTTTTCAGGCTCTTCGATAGGCCGTTGTTGACGATGTGTGAATACAAAATAGCGAGAAGGGCAAGAAGCAGCGACACCACGGTTGCCATGTTTCTGAGATATTGTGTAAAACTACCGAACTCCGTCCATCGAGCGCTGGCCATGATAACAACGGCCAAGGCGAGGATGGTAACGCAATACAGAAAATGTATTCTTAGAGTTTTAAGACTCATTTTGTGATCACACATTGCTGGTCTGGCGTCCTGGCGTTTCTTAGTCTAGAAAACGGCACGAGAAGCTTGAGGCAGCAACGTAGACAAGTCAACTCGCAATCGTTATTGCGATAATTGTTCGTTAAGCAATTTGACATAATACGGATTTACGACCCAACACATAACGAGCGATTCATTGGGCAATAGGAAGATAATTAGACATAAGATACCTTATGCGACAAAGGCTCACCCTTCATTCCTATGGCGATGAGCATCCCTTCGTTCCGCAGCCGCAGGTTATGCCTAACGGATAAATGGCGGGAATGCACATCGATAAAATCCCGAACCCACAGATGGAAAGAGATCTTCGTGAAATGAGCGCCCGTGTGCCGCCATTGCATTGACGATGATCTTCTTGGCCTCACTCTTCGCCTGCCGAGCCGAAAGGTTCCCATCTTGTCGATACGGCGATAGAACGGTGCTGATTTCTTGGATGGAAACGGGAGCTGGACTACGACGCACCATCAACTCAATCAATTTGAACGGGTGAGAGTCGAGCGGTAGTCCGGCTATCTCAAGACCATCAATCCAGACCTTCTTAAGTTGAGAATCGACGACAAGCCGAGCTCCGTCAGGAGCAATATGAATGGCTGCCACACTATCCGTCACCCCACAGGCATTGATTGCACTCCGCATCACCTCTCCCCGGGTAGATAGAGCGGACTCTATGATGACTGTTGGCAGCTCGCATTCATATGCCTCAAATGCTGGTACCAACAGAACGGAATGTGCACCGCTAGCCTGCGCTCGAATCTGAGTTCCCACACCAACTGCCGGTTGGCGCAACGCATAGACCATATGGAGTCTATAATCGCCGATTTGAACCGTGCCTAAATCTAGGGTTTCGCGGCCATCCCAGATCCTGCCTCCTCCAGAGAGGCCAAACCTGGATTGCAAGTGCAGCCGAAATTTCTCTGGGACCAGTTCATAACCGTCAAGATCTGTCGGGCTGAGCGAGCGGGACGGAATCTCGCCCACTTGGCTCACCCCGTAATATTCACCCTCTGAGACAGCGTGAGCGGTGAGGACGCGGCCTGCAGCCGGACTATCAGAGGCTGACACGGACTCAAGGCGAATTGACTTGAGGATACCTTCTTGCACGAGTTGATCCGTGTCCTTGCCGAAGAGAGTGCGCCAGGTTGCGATCGGATGCCGCCAGGGATGGAGGGTCCAAAGACTTACCGCAGAAACTGGGCGCGCTGAGTTATAGATGCCTACAGCCTTCAACAGTTTCTCAACCGTGATTTCGTGCGCCTGTTGACTGACCTCAATTCGGCTAGGAACGCGAATATTTACCGTAACCGGACGTGTGCTCTTGCCAATGATCTCTATTTTCAATTTCGCCTGAAGAAGCGTTCCATCGGTCAACGGAAGGTTGAGTTCCTCCATACTTCTGAAACAGTCGCTCGAACGGAATTGAAGGAGATTTCGGTCGCCCCGTTCCCACAAACATTCGGTCATCCGGACGCGCCCTACTCCGAATACTCCATGGTTCTCTAGCGCGGAACGTCCTCCTTGTCGAAGTACGTCAAGGTTACATACTGAATTTCCATCAAAGAACGCTTCGTCATTGAACAACACTTTCCCCAGCAACGAACGATAGAAATCGACGATCGACGCAGCGCGTGCAGCGATACGTAAACGCCCGACAGACGCCTCATATCGAAGAATATCTCCGTGCACAGGGCGATATTGAATAGTCGCCCTCGCGGTCTGCCCAGGCACCACGGCCAACGGCTTTCTCGTATGGTGACTCCTCAAAACATTGAAGATAAACACTCCATCATCTTCGAATGCCTTCACATGGACGTGTTCTCCCAGATCTGATTTCTGGCAGTACATTAAGAGTTCTTCTTTTAGGGTCCTCACTTTTCCTGAAAGGCCCGTAATACCTCGCGCCTCTTTCCCAATAAAGTCGTTGTACCGCCTTTGATCGCCCGTTTCCTGCAACTGAATTTGCGCGCGAGCAAATACATCGACTAGCGTTGCGTCTTTAAGTTGGGCCAGGAAAAGATGTAACGCGAACTCTCGCTCTCCTGAGCTCTGCGGAAATAGGTCTAAAGGGATACGTTGATCTTTCATCGCCGTAACAATGGCTTCACGTCCGGCCTCGGTACCCAGTTCATGGAGGGTCTCAAGAGCGTAAAGCAGTTCCGTGGACAGATCGTCCTGTTGGAATGCGTGCGCTATGTCATCGTGCCCAAAGGAGCTCTTTTTTATTCCGAGAGACGCAGGCCATCCCGTGGCTTCAAAAACCTCCTTCCAAACATCAACCGCAACTTCCTGAATAGCGGCGGTATCGTGGTACGCGAGCGGAAGTGCCATAATTAGCTAATTCCTTGATCTGCCTGGAGACCTAAATCCCTTTGGTTATCTGAAAGATCTAACTTCAGTGTGTCTTGAGGAATAGCTTCAGGCAAGCAAATCCTACAACTAACACCCTGCGAGAGGCGATTTCTGCGCACAGTTCCTGTTTCAAAGTCAAAGCTGAGCCGCATTGGCGGATCATCTGTGCCGGAAAACCCTGTAACGAGTCGAAGCAGTTCCACCACTGCGGCCCCGGCTACGGTGGTATTGAACGCCACCACGCTTGGCTGAGGAACTTCGGCTCCTTGTATGTATCCGTCTGCTACCTCCCGCGCACGATCATGTTCAGATAGGGCCTCTATACGGATGCGGTTTGGGTCTATATGCCCCCAACACGCAAGGCATGGTCGAGTAGGTCCGACAATAACGACACGGCCTACCCCGTTGGTGATACGACCTTCTGCATCTACTCGAAATGCGGTCCCCATGTCGATCAGCGGAATGCATTTCTCATAAGAGAGTCGATTGAGCAAAGCTCGTGGCAAGTGTCGATCAACGCAGGACAGCACCATATCGCCCCCCTCAAGATCCTCAGAAAGCACATCCTTGCCCAAATGACCCCGGATACACGTCACTTCAGTTCCAAGGCCGAGCTGTTCGGCATAGCGGGCAGCAACGTCCACTTTCCATGTGTGTCCGATGTCGCGAGCGGTAGCGCCAAGAATTCGGCTCAGATTGGAAGCCTCGACGCGATCTCCGTCAACAACTGTAATGCGCCGGACACCCAGATGGGCGAGCTGACAAAAAACTACGGAACCGGTCCCCCCTAAACCTACGATGACGACGTGCAGGTCTCTAAGGACATCTTGCCCGGCCTTACCGAGAGCAAGTCTTTGTCTGGAAAAGCAGGGAGAGTCGGTCTGCTCTCTTATTACAGGCGCAGGCGTGCGGATCATGCTGCCAACGAGCCGCACCTCAAGTTCGGATGGACCTCCCGCGTCAGACCACACTCGTCCGATAGGAAGCCCCGTGCTGCCAGCGATAACCATTGAGCCGTGGGGCCCGGTCATCTGATTGAGCAGCGAGGGCATCAGCCGTGCATCACCGGCATCGTCAGCTTTTGAAAACCACGGGCGAGTTGTGCCAGGATGCGTGTGAACTGTGATTATCGATAGACCGGAGTCTCGGGCTGGTCTTATGATCCGGTTCAATGTCACAGGATCTAGTCGAATGTGATCCCCTCGTCTAATCAGATACCCTTCATCTGGTATCTCAATCATGTTACGCACGAAAAGCACCTGACCGCCCTTTAGCCGCTCGGCGAGGATGATGCCCGCCGTTTCAACGTCACTCCGCATGCGAAGGGCGTCGATGAAAGAATTCCAAGTCGATTCATTTACACGTAGTTTCATAGCAAACCTCAGTCCAATCGGAGAAAACGGGAATAGATGCAACGAAGGAAGTCGCGCAGTTCGCTCACCCCTGGTTTCCATGCACCGGGTACCAGATGCCAGGAGAAGCGCTGCCAGTTTTTACCAAGGAGAGGTTCTGGCGAAGTTGCCTTTGGAACCGCACCATTAGGAGCCCTCACTTCGGGGTGAACCCAAAACATGTCCGGCGCTGCATCAGGGAATCCTGGCGGGAGCTTTACAAGGAGGTTGACGCGGTTTGGGGTGAAGCCCGCCGGGAGCTCGTAGTCGGAAATGACCACGAAGACCCAACCACCAGCCTCATTGTGAAGCGTGGCACGACCAGGGGCGACGCCCGCTTCTTCAAGCAGAGCAGCCCCCAGACCGTAGTCGGCTGGAGGCTGGCTGTGAAAGTGCTCACCATCTTTGAGGGGGATTTTCTTATCGTTTGGAATGACCTCATCTTCTCCCGGACGCTGGAGAAAGAGGACATCGGTCAATGGGATGGAAGCAAGATGCTTGAGATGCTCCCCGGTCTGGTGGTGATGCTCTAGCTCGTACTTCTTCTTGTTGATGAAAATGTGAACTCGATGTTCTGGGTGCATAACAGCCTCCGTGGTTGATCTTGTGGAACGGCCTTCCGTTTCACAAATCCAACTTTATGGAAGCGTCGAGCAAATAGCAGTTAGGGCGTTGTTAGCCGTATTCGGGGATCAGGATTACAGGAAACTAACAAGCCAGAACCGGCACCTTTTGAGGTTCGTTTAGGCGGCCTATTAAGAGAAATATTTATCGATCAGGTCTTTCGCTTCGATGGACAGATTTCCTGACTCCTCTGTTGTCACGAGACGTCCCGGAAAGTGCTTGTCGTACCAGGTTTTCTTGATTGCCCACTTCTTCCGATATTCGTCGCGGACCAAAAGGCCGAGATGCTCCCAAAAATAACGCTCGCCACGCCAAAGGACCGTAAAGTCCGGCAGATAAAAAGAACCGTCAGCGGCGTACAGAGGTTTTTCGTACTCAAAAAAAATGTCTCTCTCAAAAAGTAGATTAGCGATGATGACTTCGGACTTCGAGCGAACCATGACATCTGCGAGAGCACGATGTATCTTCCCTTCCTGCATGTAACCCTCGCGCCGGAGCAGCTCGAATCCGTCTGGGGCGGGAGTAAAGTCGAAAAGCGAACAGTTTATGCCGACGAGATGAGAGGCTTCAGGTCGATGTATCCGCAGAAGAGGTGAAATATCCTGTTCGATCAAAAGCGTACAGTGCTTACTCGCACGCGTTATTCCGGTATAAAAGAGCTCTGGAGAGAGCAGCGCCGCTTTCTGCTTAGGCAAGATAAAGTAAATCCGATCAAATTCGCTCCCTTGAGACTTATGAACGCTAATGGCGTAAGCAAGGTCCAGATTGTCTTCTGGTTTTTCTTCCTTGATCCATTTCGTCTTTCCGTTCTTCACATAGTTCCCAAGTTGGCGGCCATACCCGACCGCGAGGAATTCCTTTCGGGAGAACTGTACACTAAACCGCTTGAGCCGGAAGCCATTCCACTGCCATTTCTTGTTTTGGGCATCAAATCCGTGCGGGGTCACATAGCCCAGTTCTCCGTTAAAAACTTCGCATGATTCATTC of Acidicapsa ligni contains these proteins:
- a CDS encoding HlyD family type I secretion periplasmic adaptor subunit gives rise to the protein MSAQQIALKAIALKAWDRFQKTSDTIQNRSEKLWAHLEPHLKPKSETEFLPAALEIIETPASPAGRIIAGTLIAFFVIALLWASIGSVDIIATASGKIVPTGRTKIIQPFETGVVRAIHVQDGQQVKAGEVLIEIDSTISEAERDRLQKEYMTSALDAARLHASLGMSDNPEDDFVAPENAPPEQLILQKSLLVSQVAEIRAKLSGLDHQITQHEGNLAAVQSNIDKITYALPLLKLQAEGKKTIADKGVGSKLDAYAIQQNLVEHQQELKVQEGRLQEATAEVASLKDQRAQTEAEYRRKNLNDLTQAEQKASSLHEQLIQASEKYRLQTLTAPVDGTVQQLAVHTEGGVVTPAQALLSIVPADSHLEIEAMVSNRDIGFVHEGQDVMVKIDTFNYTRYGLLHGKVISVSQDAITRDKPVDKADNKQQAGSESDTSEPKGQELVYAARVSLDKTQMEIDDRMVNLTPGMAVTVEVKTGSRHIIGYLLSPLSRASHEALRER
- a CDS encoding ThiF family adenylyltransferase, which produces MKLRVNESTWNSFIDALRMRSDVETAGIILAERLKGGQVLFVRNMIEIPDEGYLIRRGDHIRLDPVTLNRIIRPARDSGLSIITVHTHPGTTRPWFSKADDAGDARLMPSLLNQMTGPHGSMVIAGSTGLPIGRVWSDAGGPSELEVRLVGSMIRTPAPVIREQTDSPCFSRQRLALGKAGQDVLRDLHVVIVGLGGTGSVVFCQLAHLGVRRITVVDGDRVEASNLSRILGATARDIGHTWKVDVAARYAEQLGLGTEVTCIRGHLGKDVLSEDLEGGDMVLSCVDRHLPRALLNRLSYEKCIPLIDMGTAFRVDAEGRITNGVGRVVIVGPTRPCLACWGHIDPNRIRIEALSEHDRAREVADGYIQGAEVPQPSVVAFNTTVAGAAVVELLRLVTGFSGTDDPPMRLSFDFETGTVRRNRLSQGVSCRICLPEAIPQDTLKLDLSDNQRDLGLQADQGIS
- a CDS encoding E2/UBC family protein, with product MVISDYELPAGFTPNRVNLLVKLPPGFPDAAPDMFWVHPEVRAPNGAVPKATSPEPLLGKNWQRFSWHLVPGAWKPGVSELRDFLRCIYSRFLRLD